CCCGCGTGGCCCTGACCGCGGCGGATGGGCGGCGCGAGGCGTCCGCGCGTCTTGCATGCCGCGGCTGAACCGCGCAAAACGGCGGGCACGCCACCCGTTCTCTCGGCTATACTATCTTCGGAGCCGAGCCGCGGTTACGATAAGAGGCTCCGGAAGGGAGCGATCCGAGTGCGATCCGCCGTCGTGTTTCTCCTCCTCCCGATCCTTCTCTCCACCGCGCGCGCCGACGACATCGATCGGAAGGCGGATGCGCTCTACGGGCGCCTCATGCCCCCCTGCTGCTACACCGGACTCCTCCGAGATCACCACTCGGCCGCCGCCGATACGATGAAGCAGGAGATCCTCGGTCTTCTGAGGGAAGGGAAGAGCGAAGAGGAGATCGTGGACCACTACGTCCGCCGTTACGGCGAGAAGATCCTCGCGGTCCCTATCGAACGGGGATTCAACCGTCTCGCGGTTCTCGCTCCGATTCTCGCCCTCGCGGGGGGGGCGCTCTTCGTGGCCGATCGGATCCGGCGAAGACGGAGAAAGCCGGGTGCCGCGCCCTCCACTCCGGAACCCGCGGGGATCGATCCCGGAATGGATGAGAGGATCGAGCGGGAGATTCGGGAAGAACACGAACCTCGATGAACCGTTTTCGCATCTCGATCCTCGCGCTCTTCGCCCTCGCTCTCTTCTTCGCTCCCGAACCCGATCGCGCCCATTTGTTCGAGCGCTCCCTTCTCGCCCTTTCCGAGGAGATCGCCCGATCGGTGGCGGGCGCATCGATCGGAGAGCTTCAACTCTCGGTCGGCGGGGAGAACGGGGCTCTTCTCGACAAGGCGAGGGCGGGGCTTCTCGACGAGCTTCGCGAGAGGGGAACGCGCGTGGAGCCCGGCGCGCCTCCTCTCCACGTGGAGCTCGAACGGAATGAGAAGCGCGCCTTCGCTCGCTGGCGCCTCGGCGACGAGGAGGAAGCCGAGGCCTCGCTCCGCTTCATCGGGATCACCTCTCTCCTTCCTCCTCTTGTCGCGATCCTCGCCGCTCTTCTCTTTCGGCGCGTGCTTGTCTCGCTCTTCCTCGGCGTCTGGATCGGCGCGACGTTCCAGAGCAACGGAAACCCGATCGCCGGGCTTTGGGTCTTCCTTCGCACGTACGTCGTCCAGGAGGCCCTTCTCGATTCCTTCCGCCTGGAGATCATCGGCTTCGTGATCGGGCTCGTCGCACTCGTCGGGATCATGAGCCGAGGCGGGGGGATGCAAGGAATGATCCGGCTTCTCATGCGCTTCGTCCGATCGGCGCGCTCGGCCCAGCTCGTTACCTTCGGGATGGGCCTCGCGATCTTCTTCGACGACTACGCGAACACGATCCTCGTGGGCGGAACGATGCGCCCTCTGACCGACCGATTCCGCGTCTCGCGCGAGAAGCTGTCCTTTCTCGTCGACTCAACGGCCGCGCCGGTGGCCGCGCTCTCCCTCCTCTCGACATGGATCGCCTACGAGGTGAGCCAGTTCGCCCCTCAGATCCTCGAGGTGGGGATCACGGAGAACCCCTACCTGATCTTCCTCCGCACGATCCCGTTCCGGTTCTACTCGATCTTCCTGCTCCTGTTCATTCTCTTCGGGATTCTCCTCGGGAGGGACTACGGTCCGATGCTTCACGCGGAGAGGCGCGCGGCAAGGGAAGGGGCGCTGACACGACCCGGCGCCCGGCCGCTCGTCTCCGACGACATGACGAAGGTGCACGCGAAGGAGGGGATCCCGTTTCGGTGGTGGAACGGACTCCTTCCGATCGTGCTCGTGGTCGTCGTGACCCTGGCCGGTCTTTGGATCTCGGGAAACCGAGCGCTGGCGTCCTCCGGAAGCGCGAAATCCCTGTTGGGGATCTTCTCCCTCGATGCGCTTCGCGACGTTCTCGAGGCCGCGAGCTCGACGAAGGCGATCGCCTGGGGAGCGTGGTCCGGCTTCTTCCTCGCCGCGATCCTCCTTCTCGCCCAAAGGATTCTCTCTCCGCGGGAGATCGTCGGGGCCGCCTTTCGATCGACCCGCGCGCTCTTCTTCGCGATCCTGATCCTGATTCTCGCCTGGTGCATCGGAGGGGTCTGCCGCGACATGGGGACCGCGCACTACCTCGTCGCGCTCTTTCGGCGATCCCTCCTCCCCGAGCTCTACCCGATGGTGCTCTTCGTCCTCTCCTGTCTCGTCTCCTTCTCCACGGGATCCTCATGGTCCACGATGGCGATCATCCTCCCGAACTCGGTCGCGCTCGCTTACCTGCTCGGCGAGACCGCCCTTCTCGGGCCGTTCGGGCTCACCGTCCTCTCCATCGGCGCCGTCCTGGAGGGTTCGATCTTCGGAGATCACTGCTCGCCGATCTCCGACACGACGGTCCTTTCATCGGTCAGCTCGGCGTCCGATCATCTCGACCACGTGCGCACGCAGATGCCCTACGCGTTGACCGTGGCGTCGATCGCCCTTCTCTTCGGATACGCCCCCTCGGCCTTCGGAATGCCCCGCATCCTGAGCTACGGGCTCGGGACGGGCGCGATCCTCTCCGTTCTCTTGCTCGCGGGGCGGAAGTCCAGGTAGTCGGAGGGAAGATCGTGCCGCCCGCCTTTCCTTTCGGCGTGCGGCGATGCGTTCTTCCGAGTCGGTTCAGCCGGCGTAGCCGAGGGCGCGGAGCTTCTCGCGCGTCTCGTCGTCGAGGGGAG
Above is a genomic segment from Candidatus Eisenbacteria bacterium containing:
- a CDS encoding cytochrome c-type biogenesis protein CcmH; protein product: MRSAVVFLLLPILLSTARADDIDRKADALYGRLMPPCCYTGLLRDHHSAAADTMKQEILGLLREGKSEEEIVDHYVRRYGEKILAVPIERGFNRLAVLAPILALAGGALFVADRIRRRRRKPGAAPSTPEPAGIDPGMDERIEREIREEHEPR
- a CDS encoding Na+/H+ antiporter NhaC family protein; translated protein: MNRFRISILALFALALFFAPEPDRAHLFERSLLALSEEIARSVAGASIGELQLSVGGENGALLDKARAGLLDELRERGTRVEPGAPPLHVELERNEKRAFARWRLGDEEEAEASLRFIGITSLLPPLVAILAALLFRRVLVSLFLGVWIGATFQSNGNPIAGLWVFLRTYVVQEALLDSFRLEIIGFVIGLVALVGIMSRGGGMQGMIRLLMRFVRSARSAQLVTFGMGLAIFFDDYANTILVGGTMRPLTDRFRVSREKLSFLVDSTAAPVAALSLLSTWIAYEVSQFAPQILEVGITENPYLIFLRTIPFRFYSIFLLLFILFGILLGRDYGPMLHAERRAAREGALTRPGARPLVSDDMTKVHAKEGIPFRWWNGLLPIVLVVVVTLAGLWISGNRALASSGSAKSLLGIFSLDALRDVLEAASSTKAIAWGAWSGFFLAAILLLAQRILSPREIVGAAFRSTRALFFAILILILAWCIGGVCRDMGTAHYLVALFRRSLLPELYPMVLFVLSCLVSFSTGSSWSTMAIILPNSVALAYLLGETALLGPFGLTVLSIGAVLEGSIFGDHCSPISDTTVLSSVSSASDHLDHVRTQMPYALTVASIALLFGYAPSAFGMPRILSYGLGTGAILSVLLLAGRKSR